The following proteins are encoded in a genomic region of Tenacibaculum sp. 190524A05c:
- a CDS encoding ferredoxin--NADP reductase, with the protein MSNFYSLKVSEIKEQTSEAVAVSFDVPVELYDEFNYKPGQYLTLKFNIEEEEVRRSYSLCSSPFLEEAPTIGVKRVKNGLVSNYINDNLKVGDEVEVMIPNGRFFADVKADNYKTYYLFAAGSGITPILSILKSVLIGEPNSYIHMIYGNTNQETVLFKSELEKLRKEYPTRLILVHSLSKPKTSWFSSKKEFEYRKGRVDSEAINWFINEYPPYAQNTEYFICGPGKMIENTKEALKNIDVPDNRIFIESFGESSTNNNLVGIEKAALKAKLNNQEINISIEKGETVLRALLNNKFNPPYSCEGGVCSSCVCKLKKGKVTMKKNMALSEKEVKEGYILTCQSIALTKEIEVVFE; encoded by the coding sequence ATGAGCAATTTTTATAGTTTAAAAGTTTCTGAGATAAAGGAACAAACCTCAGAAGCTGTTGCTGTTTCTTTTGATGTTCCAGTTGAGCTTTATGATGAATTCAATTATAAACCAGGACAATATTTGACTTTAAAATTTAATATAGAAGAAGAGGAAGTAAGAAGATCTTATTCTTTATGCAGTTCTCCTTTCCTCGAGGAAGCTCCGACAATTGGAGTGAAAAGAGTTAAAAACGGGTTGGTTTCAAATTATATTAATGATAATCTGAAAGTTGGAGATGAAGTTGAAGTTATGATTCCTAATGGACGTTTTTTTGCTGACGTAAAAGCGGATAATTACAAAACATACTATTTATTCGCTGCTGGAAGTGGAATAACACCAATACTTTCAATTTTAAAATCTGTTTTAATTGGTGAACCGAATAGTTATATCCATATGATTTATGGAAATACGAATCAAGAAACGGTTTTGTTTAAAAGTGAATTAGAGAAGTTAAGGAAGGAATATCCAACAAGACTGATTTTAGTTCATAGTCTTAGTAAACCTAAAACGAGTTGGTTTTCTTCTAAAAAAGAGTTTGAATATAGAAAGGGAAGAGTAGATTCTGAAGCGATTAATTGGTTTATAAATGAGTATCCTCCTTATGCTCAAAATACAGAATATTTCATTTGTGGGCCAGGTAAAATGATTGAGAACACAAAGGAAGCATTAAAGAATATTGACGTTCCTGATAATAGAATATTTATCGAGAGTTTCGGTGAAAGTTCCACTAATAATAATTTAGTAGGAATTGAAAAAGCAGCGTTAAAGGCTAAATTGAACAATCAAGAAATAAATATAAGTATTGAAAAAGGAGAGACAGTTTTACGAGCATTATTAAATAATAAGTTCAATCCACCTTATTCTTGTGAAGGCGGAGTATGTTCGAGTTGTGTTTGTAAGCTTAAAAAAGGAAAAGTGACGATGAAAAAGAATATGGCTTTATCCGAAAAAGAGGTAAAAGAAGGATATATATTAACTTGTCAAAGTATCGCATTAACAAAAGAAATTGAAGTTGTATTCGAATAG
- a CDS encoding adenylate/guanylate cyclase domain-containing protein, with protein sequence MSTNNKQFFKFILQSILFWVVALFAFAIFRFYGIEQESLLPTAENTTNQEILNPYLVSLFLGLGLGLLYGIVDYLYERFFLKKVGLGVGLLLNTFLHFISTIFVFTFGLNLIAKIFSLSINLEIGWWLTYKRFWAAILYIILSSLVFSFLKIAKERFGTGVFVKMLLGRYKIPQEEERIFMFLDLKDSTTIAEKLGHNLYSQFIQDCFYDLNEVVLFYDAEIYQYVGDEVVLSWPYHKGLANNNCIGVFFAFELKRETRKEYYLKKYGVFPMFKAGIHGGSLMAAEVGFVKKELAYHGDVINTSARIQAECNKHNVSLLISENLLKNLKGKSVSSSNFLGSVLLKGKEKEVKIHSILYDV encoded by the coding sequence ATGAGTACTAATAATAAACAGTTTTTTAAGTTTATCTTACAATCTATACTATTTTGGGTAGTTGCATTATTCGCTTTTGCCATATTCAGATTTTATGGTATTGAACAAGAATCCTTACTTCCAACTGCTGAAAATACCACAAATCAAGAAATTCTAAATCCGTATCTAGTTTCATTGTTTTTAGGACTAGGTTTAGGACTGTTATATGGTATTGTAGATTATTTATATGAACGTTTTTTTCTAAAGAAAGTTGGATTAGGAGTTGGATTGCTCTTGAATACATTTCTTCATTTTATATCCACAATTTTTGTGTTTACGTTTGGATTAAACCTTATAGCTAAAATATTTTCTCTTTCCATAAATTTAGAAATTGGATGGTGGTTAACCTATAAACGCTTTTGGGCAGCAATACTTTATATAATTTTATCCTCTCTAGTATTTTCATTTTTAAAAATAGCTAAAGAACGTTTTGGAACTGGAGTTTTTGTCAAAATGCTTTTAGGTAGATACAAAATTCCACAAGAAGAGGAACGTATATTTATGTTTTTAGATTTAAAAGACTCAACTACAATTGCTGAAAAATTAGGACATAACTTATACAGTCAATTTATTCAAGACTGCTTTTACGATCTTAATGAAGTGGTTTTGTTTTATGATGCTGAAATTTATCAATATGTTGGAGATGAAGTTGTATTATCTTGGCCTTATCACAAAGGATTAGCCAATAATAATTGTATCGGTGTATTTTTTGCATTTGAACTTAAAAGAGAAACTAGGAAAGAATATTATCTAAAAAAATATGGAGTTTTCCCTATGTTTAAAGCAGGAATTCATGGCGGTTCACTTATGGCAGCAGAAGTTGGTTTTGTAAAAAAAGAGCTTGCTTATCATGGCGATGTAATTAATACTTCTGCTAGAATTCAAGCGGAATGTAACAAGCATAATGTTTCATTGCTCATTTCAGAAAACTTATTGAAAAATCTTAAAGGTAAATCAGTTTCTTCCTCAAATTTCTTGGGTAGTGTTTTATTAAAAGGAAAAGAAAAAGAGGTTAAAATTCATTCAATATTATATGATGTATAA
- a CDS encoding potassium channel family protein, with the protein MYKKLYKNRFEIFLITQLTILFGSLFFPFDFFEYKLLPILYLISIGAGILMISKNKKLTWFFIILFGIAATVFGFDMIARKQNSENLIIRLSIYFIFHVFVTWNIIKQVWKAKRVTKNVIIGLMSGYISLGFLAFFLFMSIELTNTEAFRGFLMENSSDINLRSDSLLYYAFITLLTIGYGEIVPAIPIAQKAAILVGLVGQFYMVIITAVVIEKYIRHSSADIEK; encoded by the coding sequence ATGTATAAAAAACTTTATAAAAATAGATTTGAAATATTCTTAATAACTCAATTGACAATTTTATTTGGATCATTGTTTTTTCCGTTTGATTTCTTCGAATATAAACTACTTCCAATTTTATATTTAATTAGCATTGGTGCAGGAATTTTAATGATTTCGAAGAACAAAAAATTAACTTGGTTCTTTATTATTCTCTTTGGAATAGCAGCAACGGTTTTTGGTTTTGACATGATTGCTCGTAAGCAAAATTCAGAAAATTTAATCATCCGATTATCCATTTATTTCATCTTTCATGTTTTTGTTACTTGGAACATAATCAAACAAGTTTGGAAAGCGAAACGAGTAACTAAAAATGTAATTATTGGACTGATGAGTGGCTACATTTCTCTTGGGTTTTTGGCTTTTTTCCTATTTATGAGTATTGAATTGACAAATACCGAAGCCTTTAGAGGATTTTTAATGGAAAACTCAAGTGATATTAATTTACGTTCTGATAGCTTGTTATATTATGCTTTCATTACATTATTAACTATTGGATATGGAGAAATTGTGCCGGCAATTCCTATTGCACAGAAAGCTGCTATTTTAGTTGGACTTGTGGGACAATTTTATATGGTAATTATAACGGCTGTTGTTATAGAAAAATATATTCGTCATTCTTCGGCTGACATAGAGAAATAA
- a CDS encoding aldose epimerase family protein, translating into MNITANSTDVKNILLKNNSGLELSILNYGATIQSLKVPSKNGSKVNVVAGLYKPEDYTKDLYKKHNICLGASIGRYAGRVSGGKFTIHDKVYSLPVKNGLHLHGGNEGFDKKIWNIDTISDDQNSVTLSYESKHLEEGYPGNLKVSVTYTLVDFNVDITYKATTDKSTVINLANHAYFNLDGQGTILNHELQINNTHHLEVDSNLFPTGKVLPSKQTRFDYSKSSVINRKDFKGFDDTFVLGDEELAAILTSKVTGIEMRVTTNQPALVIYTKDKFPTIPLSANYMDYPAICFEAQNFPDAPNNKNFPSCLLNPEETYENKTRFSFSINE; encoded by the coding sequence ATGAATATTACAGCAAATTCTACTGATGTAAAAAACATCCTTCTAAAAAATAACTCCGGACTAGAACTATCTATTCTAAACTATGGAGCAACTATTCAAAGTTTAAAAGTTCCAAGTAAAAATGGCTCTAAAGTTAATGTTGTTGCTGGTCTTTATAAGCCTGAAGATTATACCAAAGATTTGTATAAGAAACATAATATATGTTTAGGTGCTTCTATCGGTAGATACGCTGGAAGAGTTTCAGGAGGAAAATTTACTATTCATGATAAGGTGTACTCTCTGCCTGTTAAAAATGGGCTTCATTTACATGGAGGAAATGAAGGTTTTGATAAAAAAATATGGAATATAGATACTATTTCTGACGATCAGAACTCTGTTACTTTATCCTATGAAAGTAAACACCTTGAAGAAGGATATCCAGGAAATTTGAAAGTTTCTGTTACGTATACATTAGTAGATTTCAATGTTGATATCACCTATAAAGCAACTACAGATAAATCAACGGTAATTAATTTAGCCAATCATGCGTATTTTAATTTAGATGGACAGGGAACTATTTTAAATCATGAGTTGCAAATTAACAATACTCATCATTTAGAGGTAGATTCTAATCTTTTTCCTACTGGAAAAGTATTACCATCTAAACAAACAAGATTTGACTATTCAAAAAGTTCAGTAATCAATCGAAAAGACTTTAAAGGTTTTGATGATACCTTTGTGTTAGGAGATGAAGAATTAGCTGCTATTTTAACATCAAAAGTAACTGGTATTGAAATGCGGGTAACAACAAATCAACCAGCTTTAGTGATTTACACAAAAGATAAATTTCCAACTATTCCACTTTCGGCAAATTATATGGACTATCCAGCGATTTGTTTTGAAGCACAGAATTTCCCTGACGCTCCTAATAACAAAAACTTCCCTTCTTGTTTACTAAATCCAGAAGAGACTTATGAGAATAAAACTCGATTTTCATTTTCTATAAATGAATAA
- the mnmE gene encoding tRNA uridine-5-carboxymethylaminomethyl(34) synthesis GTPase MnmE, whose protein sequence is MQTNVNDTIIALATPSGVGAISVIRLSGEDSIQIVSQFFKSVRKNKLLSEQKTHTVHLGHIIEKERIIDEVLVSVFKNPNSYTGENVVEISCHGSVFIQQEILQLFLRNGCRMADNGEFTMRAFLNGKMDLSQAEAVADVIASNSEASHQMAIQQMRGGITNELKELRGQLLDFAALIELELDFSGEDVEFADRTKFNALVNTISSVLKRLIDSFAFGNAMKNGIPVAIIGEPNVGKSTLLNALLNEEKAIVSDIAGTTRDAIEDELIIDGVAFRFIDTAGIRETEDVVESIGIQKAYEKADNAQLVILLVNAEKVVTKSSVILSEVAKVKERFSNKRVLVIANKIDSLSEESITQLKYLLPDGMLLSAKQKVGVDTLKNELTSLVNKGALSNNETIVTNSRHFEALTNALESINSVANGIELGISSDLFAIDIRECLRHLGNITGEYDVDKDILGHIFSNFCIGK, encoded by the coding sequence CAGTTTTTTAAGTCAGTACGTAAAAACAAACTTTTATCTGAACAAAAGACTCACACCGTTCATTTAGGACATATTATAGAAAAGGAACGAATTATTGATGAAGTATTAGTTTCTGTTTTTAAAAATCCGAATTCATACACTGGAGAGAATGTAGTTGAAATTTCTTGTCATGGATCTGTATTCATTCAACAAGAAATTCTACAATTATTCTTGCGTAATGGCTGTAGAATGGCTGATAATGGTGAGTTTACTATGCGAGCTTTCTTAAATGGTAAAATGGATTTAAGCCAGGCTGAAGCGGTTGCAGATGTTATTGCATCAAATTCTGAAGCTTCTCACCAAATGGCAATTCAGCAAATGCGTGGTGGTATTACCAATGAATTGAAAGAATTACGTGGACAATTATTAGACTTTGCTGCATTAATTGAATTAGAATTAGATTTTTCAGGAGAAGATGTTGAGTTTGCAGATAGAACAAAATTCAATGCTTTAGTCAATACCATTTCCTCTGTATTGAAACGTTTAATTGATAGTTTCGCTTTTGGAAATGCCATGAAAAATGGAATTCCTGTAGCTATTATAGGTGAACCAAATGTTGGTAAATCTACTTTATTGAATGCCTTATTGAATGAAGAAAAGGCTATTGTTTCGGATATTGCAGGAACAACACGTGACGCTATTGAAGATGAATTAATTATAGATGGAGTTGCATTCCGTTTTATTGATACTGCTGGAATCAGAGAAACTGAAGATGTTGTAGAAAGCATTGGAATTCAAAAAGCCTATGAAAAAGCAGATAACGCACAGTTAGTTATTTTACTGGTTAATGCCGAAAAAGTAGTTACAAAATCTTCAGTCATACTTTCTGAAGTTGCAAAAGTAAAAGAACGATTTTCTAATAAAAGAGTTCTTGTAATTGCCAATAAAATAGACTCTCTTTCTGAAGAATCAATTACTCAACTAAAATATTTACTACCTGACGGTATGTTACTTTCTGCTAAACAAAAAGTTGGTGTTGATACTTTAAAAAATGAACTGACTTCATTAGTAAATAAAGGAGCTTTAAGTAATAATGAGACTATTGTAACGAATTCTCGACATTTTGAAGCTTTAACTAATGCATTAGAAAGTATTAATTCTGTTGCTAACGGAATTGAATTAGGAATTTCGTCTGATTTATTTGCTATTGATATTCGCGAATGTTTACGTCATTTAGGAAATATTACTGGAGAATATGATGTAGACAAAGATATATTAGGTCATATTTTCTCTAACTTCTGTATTGGGAAGTAA
- a CDS encoding G8 domain-containing protein has protein sequence MKSHKLLYLVVLFALTFFNSEAQTPIQVAGTPTKTAIQNGNWTDVNTWGGSLPQNDDRILIPSNITVTVDGMIPQEFKSVRIAMQGTLQYATNVNTELRTEFLVSEMGANFNIGTPSNPINSNVNASLVFAWRGGTTKAQDNNRFVPGAVLMGPVRMEGSPKTSWTTVANYPLAGDNQLTLKQTPTGWKIGDKLTVAGTDVDDYQSDEVVTITGISGTTIMLSNSLIKNHQPPTELNNLVDVHVSNNTRNIVISSENSSVTALSGVNGYDKPRGHIMFMHNSNVQIRNVETNNLGRTDKTIELDDWSVPEEGPEDQPDPRFSTTVPYPAGAGRNPRGRYSIHFHRSLDRDANKALVEGCVVNNDPGWAFVNHSSYVDFINNVSYGVVGSAYCTEAGDELGSFKNNIAIRTYNPNEPLNLGRPMDGVLGINGGRTDGLTDGREQISDFAHQGDGFWLHSTGVTLEGNVVSGCSGHAYIYWTEGLWESLRGRPQMQNKIDLYVPPTEFPNLNAELKTQVAQHPNWIFDVWYVLPRPFKNNIGYTTAQGFRGDYIMTEFHENGETTSREYNMMPTNYRNTMNLIIENSLFWGIRRTGMQFENCAQITIKNNKIYGYGASTGFAPWNPNPNPYPGRLEIEPHSIGIDLDHYHNTRNWTIENNVISGWDGASQALTLPMNATVRVNGGTFDNSGTDIFIREVNWNKNWIDRIIDNTETTSTPSSFVNPTPTDLTTPWRTINIEGNIVFNNSTKNIVLDAQFHLLNNAGDAFALLHPDGSGVKMTTYFLLPDDIRLNFGDFNNTKVYFDEQDPNFVPVPTSDLLTPYLYPTEDLFPERVTPGQYLNKSNAQLKSEFGSSFGGEFLPTNATTHPMISGGKIVNSTLSNPDIPIEENKCIIYPNPASSSFSIKSINRDLDVHIYSLQGNLIKTTSSTQNGIDVSQLSTGIYIVQIQDQNSNFVCTKKLIKK, from the coding sequence ATGAAATCTCACAAACTACTTTATTTAGTGGTTCTTTTTGCCCTTACCTTTTTTAATTCTGAAGCTCAAACTCCAATTCAAGTTGCGGGAACACCAACCAAAACAGCAATACAAAATGGAAATTGGACTGATGTGAATACTTGGGGCGGAAGTTTACCTCAAAACGATGATCGAATTCTTATTCCTTCTAATATCACCGTAACTGTTGATGGAATGATTCCGCAAGAATTCAAATCAGTTCGAATAGCAATGCAAGGAACATTGCAATATGCTACCAATGTAAATACAGAATTAAGAACAGAATTCTTAGTTAGTGAAATGGGAGCAAATTTTAACATTGGAACACCTTCCAATCCAATTAACTCGAATGTAAACGCTTCTCTAGTTTTTGCTTGGAGAGGAGGAACTACAAAAGCTCAAGATAATAATCGATTTGTTCCTGGTGCTGTTTTAATGGGACCTGTACGAATGGAAGGTTCACCTAAAACGAGCTGGACAACTGTTGCGAATTATCCTTTAGCTGGCGATAATCAATTAACTTTAAAACAAACTCCAACAGGATGGAAAATTGGCGATAAATTAACCGTTGCTGGAACAGATGTAGACGACTATCAAAGTGATGAAGTTGTTACGATTACTGGAATTTCTGGTACTACTATAATGTTGAGTAATTCTTTAATCAAAAATCATCAACCTCCAACTGAACTCAATAATCTTGTAGATGTTCATGTTTCCAATAACACAAGAAACATTGTTATTTCTTCTGAAAACTCAAGTGTTACAGCTCTTTCTGGAGTAAATGGTTATGATAAACCAAGAGGACATATTATGTTCATGCATAATTCTAATGTTCAAATTAGAAATGTAGAAACTAATAATTTGGGAAGAACAGATAAAACTATTGAATTAGATGATTGGTCTGTACCCGAAGAAGGTCCAGAAGATCAACCTGATCCAAGATTCAGTACTACAGTTCCGTATCCTGCAGGAGCAGGTAGAAATCCACGAGGTAGATATTCGATTCACTTTCACAGATCTCTTGACCGAGATGCTAACAAAGCTTTAGTTGAAGGTTGTGTTGTGAATAATGATCCAGGATGGGCATTTGTAAATCACTCTTCTTATGTAGATTTTATAAATAATGTGAGTTACGGCGTTGTTGGATCAGCATATTGTACTGAAGCTGGAGACGAATTAGGTTCTTTTAAAAACAATATTGCCATTAGAACTTATAATCCGAATGAACCTTTGAATTTAGGTCGTCCAATGGATGGAGTTTTGGGAATTAACGGAGGAAGAACAGATGGTTTAACAGACGGAAGAGAACAAATTTCAGATTTCGCCCATCAAGGAGATGGATTTTGGTTGCACAGCACAGGAGTTACTCTAGAAGGAAATGTAGTTTCAGGATGTAGTGGCCATGCTTATATTTATTGGACTGAAGGATTGTGGGAAAGTCTACGCGGGCGACCACAAATGCAGAACAAAATTGATTTATATGTTCCTCCAACTGAATTCCCTAATTTAAATGCAGAACTTAAAACTCAAGTAGCACAACATCCCAATTGGATATTTGATGTTTGGTATGTGTTACCTAGACCTTTTAAAAACAATATAGGATACACAACTGCACAAGGATTTAGAGGTGATTATATTATGACTGAGTTTCATGAAAATGGTGAAACTACGAGTAGAGAATACAATATGATGCCCACTAATTATAGGAATACTATGAATTTGATTATTGAAAACTCACTTTTTTGGGGTATTCGAAGAACCGGAATGCAGTTTGAAAACTGCGCTCAGATCACTATAAAGAATAATAAGATTTATGGTTATGGAGCAAGCACAGGATTTGCTCCTTGGAATCCCAATCCCAATCCCTATCCTGGCAGACTTGAAATAGAACCTCACTCTATTGGAATTGACTTAGATCATTATCATAACACAAGAAATTGGACCATAGAAAACAATGTTATAAGCGGTTGGGATGGAGCATCTCAGGCATTAACATTACCTATGAATGCTACCGTTCGAGTAAATGGTGGAACATTTGATAATTCTGGAACTGATATTTTTATCAGAGAAGTAAACTGGAACAAGAATTGGATTGATCGAATTATTGATAATACGGAAACAACATCTACCCCTTCATCCTTTGTAAACCCTACACCTACTGACTTAACTACACCTTGGAGAACCATAAATATTGAAGGAAATATTGTGTTTAATAATTCAACTAAAAATATTGTTCTAGATGCTCAATTTCATCTATTGAATAATGCTGGTGATGCTTTTGCTTTATTGCATCCTGATGGTTCTGGTGTAAAAATGACAACTTATTTTTTACTTCCTGATGATATTCGATTGAATTTTGGTGATTTTAATAATACTAAGGTTTATTTTGACGAACAAGATCCTAATTTCGTTCCTGTACCAACATCAGATTTGTTAACTCCTTATTTATATCCTACAGAAGATTTATTTCCAGAGCGTGTAACACCTGGTCAGTATTTGAATAAAAGTAATGCCCAATTAAAAAGTGAATTTGGTTCGTCTTTTGGTGGAGAGTTTTTACCTACAAATGCAACAACACATCCTATGATTTCAGGAGGAAAAATAGTTAACTCTACTTTAAGTAATCCAGATATTCCTATTGAAGAAAATAAATGTATTATCTATCCTAATCCGGCTTCTTCATCTTTTTCAATCAAAAGCATAAATAGAGATTTGGATGTCCATATATATTCGTTACAAGGAAATTTGATAAAAACTACTTCGTCAACACAAAACGGTATCGACGTTTCGCAATTGTCAACTGGTATATATATCGTTCAAATACAAGATCAAAACTCTAATTTTGTTTGCACCAAGAAACTTATCAAGAAGTAA
- a CDS encoding aromatic ring-hydroxylating dioxygenase subunit alpha, with translation MENQRKMHVLPIEAYTSKEWFDLEMKHLFSTTWQYAGLVEDVSNPGDYISVQAGLNNIFIVKGRDHRLRAFHNMCRHRGTQLLRAVGKAQKAITCPYHDWTYDLEGKLISIPKREEEFPDLCNKELHECELNLHEASVDIFKGMLFVHPEKNAPSIMEFFGEVESYLGPHVVEELVEWSETDGEPFYSKEIQANWKIVVENYIDHYHLAHLHEGTLNMYNHAKAEFGWKGPHYWFYEPLVDEYLNDVENAAQFPLIESVPRDKIGAYVPWLFPNIGITEGEAQWNTFHAIPLAPDRTLVVIRSKVENKSDWEFTKQYTKSSMSKVWQHYGNKGKYEGDKDDPMASGDFMAEDIYACEQQQKSLSSPYFSVGARAQKGEYAIVRFQEEVKKWMIANGAKI, from the coding sequence ATGGAGAATCAAAGGAAAATGCATGTACTTCCGATTGAAGCATATACATCGAAAGAGTGGTTTGATTTAGAAATGAAACACTTATTTTCTACAACTTGGCAATATGCAGGGTTAGTTGAAGATGTTTCAAATCCTGGAGATTATATTTCCGTACAAGCCGGTTTAAATAATATTTTCATTGTAAAAGGAAGAGATCACAGATTACGAGCTTTTCATAATATGTGTCGTCACAGAGGAACTCAATTATTGAGAGCCGTGGGTAAAGCACAAAAAGCGATTACATGTCCTTATCATGATTGGACGTATGATTTGGAAGGAAAATTAATTAGTATTCCTAAAAGAGAAGAAGAATTCCCAGATTTATGCAATAAAGAATTGCACGAATGTGAACTTAATTTACATGAGGCTTCTGTTGATATTTTCAAAGGAATGTTATTTGTTCATCCTGAGAAAAATGCACCAAGTATTATGGAGTTTTTTGGAGAAGTAGAATCTTATTTAGGTCCGCATGTCGTTGAAGAATTAGTCGAGTGGAGTGAAACTGATGGAGAACCATTTTATTCTAAAGAAATTCAAGCGAATTGGAAGATAGTAGTTGAAAATTATATAGATCATTATCATTTAGCACATTTACATGAAGGAACTTTAAACATGTATAATCATGCAAAAGCTGAATTCGGTTGGAAAGGTCCGCATTATTGGTTTTATGAACCTTTGGTGGATGAGTATTTAAATGATGTTGAAAATGCCGCTCAATTTCCTTTAATAGAAAGTGTACCAAGAGATAAAATTGGCGCTTATGTTCCATGGTTATTTCCAAATATTGGAATTACAGAAGGAGAAGCGCAATGGAATACTTTTCATGCTATTCCGTTAGCACCAGACAGAACTTTAGTAGTGATTCGATCAAAAGTAGAGAATAAAAGTGATTGGGAATTTACCAAACAGTATACTAAATCTTCAATGAGTAAAGTTTGGCAACACTATGGAAATAAAGGAAAGTATGAAGGTGATAAAGATGATCCTATGGCATCAGGTGATTTTATGGCAGAAGATATTTATGCCTGTGAACAACAACAAAAATCTCTAAGTTCACCATATTTTAGTGTTGGAGCGAGAGCTCAGAAAGGAGAATATGCAATTGTTCGTTTTCAGGAAGAAGTAAAAAAGTGGATGATTGCTAATGGTGCTAAAATTTAA
- a CDS encoding cold-shock protein produces MQEGTVKFFNESKGFGFIKSESGQDIFVHISGLIDDINEGDKVEYETEEGRKGINAVNVKVIG; encoded by the coding sequence ATGCAAGAAGGTACTGTAAAATTTTTTAATGAATCTAAAGGATTTGGTTTTATCAAATCAGAATCAGGACAAGATATTTTTGTTCACATCTCAGGATTAATTGACGATATCAACGAAGGTGATAAAGTTGAGTACGAAACTGAGGAAGGTAGAAAAGGAATTAACGCGGTTAACGTAAAAGTTATTGGTTAA
- the rpsU gene encoding 30S ribosomal protein S21: MLIIKVKDGENIDRALKRYRRKHRDTKLMRELRERKEYTKESVRRRAEVKKAQYKERVFFKND, from the coding sequence ATGTTAATAATAAAAGTAAAGGACGGAGAGAATATTGATAGAGCATTAAAGCGTTACAGAAGAAAGCATAGAGATACAAAACTTATGCGAGAATTACGTGAAAGAAAAGAATACACTAAGGAATCTGTAAGAAGAAGAGCTGAAGTTAAGAAAGCTCAATATAAAGAAAGAGTATTTTTTAAAAATGATTAA